A window of Mucilaginibacter sp. PAMC 26640 contains these coding sequences:
- a CDS encoding carbohydrate-binding protein SusD has translation MKAKRILYITIAMAVFSGGCKKALELEQQGVYSSGNYFRNEVDAVNAVTGIYSLLEEEDYIGHAETTFDTPSDDYWRSGDHGEDEGIENLTYDASNAAIRYPWKWRYEEINRSTNCIINIPKITAISDAVKNRSMGEAYFLRAFGYWRLMVIHGDVPIITDDDYAKQNFNVPKSSIEEVRKQIEADLLKAVDLLPESYGSGDRGRVSKGTALGLLTKLYMYWEKFPEAIATGQKVISNAKYALAANYQDNFTRANENSTELLFSIQAVQNVVQNDFTIYYIPRPWGGYGFSQPLQGLANEFEANDPRKAATLLSVGDQVDLGDGNGLTTFTTDLSATGFCFKKYAVFNPASAGGGVDHTFAVPLMRSADIYLLVAEALIRTQGAGAGDALINQIRRRASAALPPVVGAGMKELIHERRVELAGEDQRHQDLMRWDKAKIVDIAAIYNLPVSKAPVDQNKNIVFVRPKNYYFPLPQVEIDKSKGVLIQNPNF, from the coding sequence ATGAAAGCAAAGAGAATACTATATATAACAATTGCCATGGCTGTGTTCAGCGGTGGTTGTAAAAAAGCGCTCGAATTGGAGCAGCAGGGGGTTTATAGTTCTGGCAACTACTTCCGTAACGAGGTAGATGCAGTTAATGCGGTAACTGGCATCTACAGCTTGCTGGAAGAAGAGGATTATATCGGCCACGCCGAAACAACTTTTGATACCCCATCCGATGATTACTGGCGCTCTGGCGATCACGGCGAAGATGAGGGAATTGAAAACCTTACTTACGATGCATCTAATGCTGCGATCCGATATCCGTGGAAGTGGCGGTATGAAGAGATTAACCGCTCTACAAATTGCATTATTAACATCCCCAAAATTACTGCAATTTCTGATGCTGTTAAAAACCGCAGCATGGGCGAGGCTTATTTTTTAAGAGCCTTTGGTTATTGGCGCTTAATGGTTATCCATGGTGATGTGCCTATTATAACTGATGATGATTACGCAAAGCAGAACTTTAATGTTCCTAAGTCATCAATAGAAGAAGTGCGCAAACAGATTGAAGCAGACTTATTAAAAGCTGTTGACTTATTGCCCGAAAGTTATGGTAGCGGAGACCGCGGCCGCGTGAGCAAAGGTACTGCACTTGGCCTCTTGACTAAGTTGTATATGTACTGGGAGAAATTCCCGGAAGCAATTGCTACCGGCCAAAAAGTGATCTCCAATGCTAAATACGCACTAGCAGCTAACTACCAGGATAATTTTACCCGGGCGAACGAAAACAGCACCGAATTACTCTTTTCCATACAAGCAGTGCAAAACGTTGTACAGAATGATTTTACCATTTATTATATCCCAAGGCCATGGGGCGGTTACGGATTTAGTCAGCCTTTGCAGGGCCTCGCCAATGAATTTGAGGCAAACGACCCGCGTAAGGCGGCTACGCTTTTAAGTGTTGGCGACCAGGTAGATCTGGGCGATGGGAACGGCTTGACTACCTTCACAACAGATCTGTCCGCAACTGGCTTTTGTTTTAAAAAGTACGCGGTATTTAATCCTGCCAGCGCAGGCGGTGGAGTAGACCATACTTTTGCAGTTCCTTTGATGCGTTCGGCAGATATCTACCTATTGGTGGCCGAAGCACTGATCCGTACCCAGGGTGCCGGAGCAGGTGATGCTTTGATCAACCAGATCAGGCGCCGTGCATCTGCCGCTTTACCACCGGTTGTTGGTGCAGGTATGAAGGAATTGATTCACGAACGCCGTGTTGAACTGGCAGGCGAAGATCAGCGTCACCAGGATCTGATGCGCTGGGATAAAGCAAAAATTGTTGATATCGCAGCTATCTACAACCTCCCTGTATCAAAAGCTCCGGTAGATCAAAACAAGAATATTGTTTTTGTACGCCCAAAGAATTATTACTTCCCTTTACCGCAGGTAGAGATAGACAAAAGTAAAGGCGTGTTAATTCAAAACCCCAACTTTTAA
- a CDS encoding L-fucose dehydrogenase has translation MGITGINLPEVIFGTSCLGNLYVALPDSVKLAIVKESVDCSAKPVVFDTAGKYGAGLSLECLGKCLEQARLAPEDVLISNKLGWLRTELKTPEPTFEPGVWKNLEYDAVQSISYDGILQCYQQGNQLLNGYKASLVSVHDPDEYLIAAVNDDDHNNRYQDILDAYRALTELKQKGEVKAIGVGAKDWKVIKRITADVALDWVMIANSMTIHSHPAELVSFMAELETRGITVINSAVFNAGFLTGGRFYNYRPVDVQTDEGRALITWRNRFTTICNDFKVKPAAACVQFGMSAPAVTSVALNTSEPVRVKQNVDLADAFIPMDFWHKLSEEGLINANYLPFIVNRNRLKLSNKK, from the coding sequence ATGGGTATAACTGGCATTAACCTACCGGAAGTTATTTTTGGCACCAGCTGCCTCGGCAATTTATATGTGGCTTTGCCGGACAGTGTAAAGTTGGCTATAGTTAAAGAAAGTGTTGATTGCTCTGCAAAACCGGTAGTTTTTGATACCGCAGGAAAATACGGAGCAGGGCTTTCATTGGAATGTTTGGGGAAATGCCTGGAACAAGCTCGCCTTGCACCCGAGGATGTCCTTATCAGTAATAAATTGGGCTGGCTGCGAACAGAATTGAAAACGCCCGAACCGACTTTTGAACCAGGTGTTTGGAAAAACCTTGAATATGATGCCGTACAATCCATCAGTTACGATGGCATACTTCAATGCTACCAACAAGGCAACCAGCTTCTCAATGGTTATAAAGCTTCGCTGGTATCCGTACACGATCCTGATGAATACCTTATAGCAGCTGTTAATGATGACGACCATAACAATCGTTACCAGGATATATTGGATGCCTATCGCGCGTTGACTGAACTAAAGCAAAAAGGCGAAGTGAAAGCAATTGGCGTAGGCGCTAAAGACTGGAAGGTTATTAAGCGCATAACAGCAGATGTAGCATTGGATTGGGTGATGATAGCCAACAGTATGACGATTCACAGCCATCCTGCAGAATTAGTAAGCTTTATGGCAGAACTGGAAACGAGAGGAATAACTGTTATCAATTCTGCAGTTTTTAACGCAGGATTTTTAACCGGGGGTAGGTTTTACAATTACCGCCCGGTTGATGTGCAAACAGATGAAGGTAGGGCGCTAATTACCTGGCGGAACAGGTTCACCACCATCTGTAATGACTTTAAAGTTAAACCCGCCGCTGCCTGTGTACAATTTGGCATGAGTGCGCCGGCCGTTACCAGTGTCGCGTTAAATACATCAGAACCGGTTCGGGTTAAACAAAATGTGGATTTGGCGGATGCTTTTATTCCGATGGACTTTTGGCACAAACTAAGTGAGGAAGGTTTAATCAACGCCAATTATCTGCCATTCATCGTCAACCGAAACAGGCTAAAATTATCAAATAAAAAATAG
- a CDS encoding fucose permease: MKQQAQSTLFPVILITSLFFLWGFAHNLDPILIPHLKRSFTLSTVQATLVDSAVFIAYFIMALPAGYIMKKFGYKIGIITGLLFFAAGCFLFIPAANTQQYAPFLGALFVIACGLTTLETAANPYMTVLGDPNSATFRLNFAQSFNGLAATLAPIIGARLILHKGNTDEQLNAMTAGARKMALAAEASTVKLPYLALGIILVLIAVAFSFTKLPKIQNNEGHTASKNILHAFKHRHLSWGVAAQFFYVGAQVSVFSLFILYATHAAGISEIKAADYLGICGGAFLAGRFAGTALMRFFKSENLLAIYAIINITLCLVAVFAHGIITVYTVIGICFFMSIMFPTIFALGIKDLKGDTEFGSSLIIMSIVGGAIIPRLFGYVSDATGNIQMGYYVPLVCFAVVALFGLRGHRVSKIQPRDLIVSPIL, from the coding sequence ATGAAACAACAAGCGCAAAGCACCTTGTTCCCGGTAATTTTAATTACGTCGTTATTTTTTTTGTGGGGATTTGCCCATAATCTCGATCCAATCCTGATCCCCCATCTTAAACGCTCATTTACTCTTTCTACCGTACAGGCTACATTGGTAGATTCTGCAGTATTCATCGCCTACTTTATTATGGCGTTGCCTGCCGGGTATATCATGAAAAAGTTCGGTTACAAAATTGGGATCATTACCGGCCTGCTATTTTTTGCCGCCGGCTGCTTTCTGTTTATCCCGGCAGCTAACACCCAACAATATGCACCGTTTTTAGGTGCGCTATTTGTTATCGCCTGCGGTTTAACCACATTAGAAACTGCGGCCAACCCCTACATGACTGTTTTGGGCGATCCAAATAGCGCTACTTTCCGTTTGAATTTCGCGCAGTCGTTCAATGGACTTGCTGCTACACTTGCACCAATTATTGGTGCCCGGCTAATATTGCATAAGGGGAATACCGACGAGCAATTAAATGCAATGACGGCAGGTGCCCGTAAAATGGCCCTGGCCGCTGAAGCATCAACCGTAAAACTCCCTTACTTGGCTTTAGGCATCATCCTGGTATTAATTGCAGTTGCTTTTTCATTTACAAAACTGCCAAAAATTCAAAATAATGAAGGCCATACGGCCAGTAAAAACATCCTCCATGCCTTTAAACACCGGCACTTGTCGTGGGGGGTAGCTGCGCAGTTTTTTTATGTAGGCGCACAGGTGTCGGTTTTCAGCCTTTTTATTTTGTATGCCACGCATGCGGCAGGGATATCTGAAATAAAAGCGGCTGATTACCTGGGCATTTGTGGCGGCGCATTCCTGGCCGGGCGATTTGCAGGCACAGCCCTGATGCGCTTTTTCAAATCAGAAAACTTACTGGCCATCTACGCCATTATCAATATAACGCTTTGCTTGGTAGCGGTTTTTGCGCATGGCATCATTACGGTTTATACGGTTATTGGCATCTGCTTTTTCATGTCCATTATGTTCCCCACAATTTTCGCCCTGGGAATCAAAGATCTTAAAGGCGACACAGAATTCGGCAGTAGCCTCATCATTATGTCCATTGTTGGCGGGGCTATCATCCCACGCTTGTTTGGCTATGTTAGCGATGCCACCGGCAATATTCAAATGGGTTATTATGTGCCGCTGGTATGCTTCGCTGTGGTTGCCTTATTTGGACTCAGAGGCCACAGAGTAAGTAAAATTCAACCACGAGATTTAATCGTTTCTCCTATCTTATAA
- a CDS encoding alpha-L-fucosidase — MSAKILLRYSIIAALTASVHTVHAQDLQINKGPFKPTVKSLKEYKYPEWFRDAKFGIWAHWGPQAVPRQGDWYARNMYEENSRQNKYHVAHYGTPSKFGFKDLIPLWKAEKWDPEKLMALYKRAGAKYFVSMGSHHDNFFLWNSKIHKWNAVNMGPHKDVVGLWQKAAKNNGLKFGVSEHLAASYTWYQSAHRADTTGQYKGIPYDGSDPQYADLYHTKAAPGDNAWLTTNPEWMKIWYADVKELVDTYHPDLLYSDSKLPFDVVGRSMLANYYNGDITYNGGKLTAVYSCKEASDGKWAQDVERGVLDSISPYPWQTDTSIGDWYYQTGQKYRTGTQVIQMLLDIVSKNGNLLINVVQTPEGDLEPDVLTIVEQIAAWIPANGEGIYGTRPWKIYGEGPSTIKSNQSKGQFGGLSDTHAYEPTDIRFTTKGNNLYAFCMDAPIKAVRITSLGKNAKVNNKVIKSVQLLGSSQKLQWKQEDDALIISKPAAMPAWTVVGFKIELN, encoded by the coding sequence ATGAGTGCAAAAATATTATTACGATACAGTATCATAGCGGCGTTGACCGCAAGTGTTCATACAGTGCATGCACAAGATCTGCAAATAAATAAGGGCCCATTTAAACCAACTGTTAAGTCGTTAAAAGAATATAAATACCCAGAGTGGTTCAGAGATGCAAAATTCGGCATTTGGGCACACTGGGGGCCACAAGCGGTACCGCGCCAGGGCGACTGGTATGCACGCAATATGTACGAGGAGAACAGCCGGCAAAACAAATATCACGTAGCACATTATGGTACCCCGTCAAAATTTGGATTTAAAGACCTGATCCCCCTATGGAAAGCTGAAAAATGGGATCCCGAAAAACTTATGGCGCTTTACAAGCGTGCCGGCGCAAAATATTTCGTGAGCATGGGTAGCCATCATGATAATTTCTTTTTATGGAATTCAAAGATCCATAAATGGAATGCGGTTAATATGGGACCTCATAAAGATGTGGTGGGCCTTTGGCAAAAGGCTGCTAAAAATAACGGCTTAAAGTTTGGCGTTTCAGAACATTTGGCAGCCAGTTACACTTGGTATCAGTCTGCCCACCGTGCAGATACTACCGGCCAATACAAAGGGATCCCTTATGATGGATCCGACCCACAATATGCAGATCTTTACCATACCAAAGCGGCGCCCGGCGACAATGCCTGGTTAACTACTAACCCCGAGTGGATGAAAATATGGTACGCAGATGTTAAAGAATTGGTAGACACTTATCACCCCGACCTGCTATATTCTGACAGTAAACTACCTTTTGATGTGGTGGGGCGAAGTATGCTGGCAAATTATTATAATGGCGATATTACCTATAATGGCGGCAAACTAACAGCTGTTTACAGTTGCAAAGAAGCCTCAGACGGTAAATGGGCCCAAGATGTAGAGCGCGGCGTACTCGATTCTATCAGCCCTTACCCCTGGCAAACCGACACTTCCATTGGCGATTGGTACTATCAGACCGGGCAAAAATATCGTACAGGTACTCAGGTGATACAAATGTTGTTGGATATTGTGAGTAAAAACGGCAACCTGCTGATCAATGTGGTGCAAACGCCGGAGGGAGATCTGGAACCCGATGTATTGACTATAGTAGAGCAGATTGCCGCCTGGATCCCGGCAAACGGCGAAGGCATTTATGGTACCCGCCCCTGGAAAATCTACGGCGAAGGCCCGTCTACGATCAAATCAAACCAATCAAAAGGCCAGTTTGGCGGCCTTAGTGATACGCATGCTTATGAACCAACAGATATTCGGTTTACCACTAAGGGTAACAATCTTTATGCATTCTGTATGGACGCGCCCATAAAAGCGGTAAGAATAACATCGCTTGGAAAAAATGCTAAAGTGAACAACAAGGTCATCAAATCTGTTCAACTCTTGGGCAGCAGCCAAAAACTCCAGTGGAAACAGGAAGATGATGCACTTATAATTTCAAAGCCGGCAGCAATGCCCGCATGGACGGTGGTAGGATTTAAAATAGAACTAAATTAA
- a CDS encoding alcohol dehydrogenase: MKTLTCTKPGQLVYGTAEMPVMLPGNALIKIKRIGICGTDLHAYEGTQPFFSYPRILGHELSGELINAGGAVGFEKGEAVTFIPYYNCGHCIACRSGKPNCCVSIQVCGVHTDGGMAEYVQVPARLLVKGEGLSYDALALVEPLAIGAHGVCRAEIKKDEFVLVVGAGPIGLGIMEFAKLVGGRVIAADMNGQRLQFCQEKLKVEFTINVQTEDMTTRLQEITDGDMPTVVIDATGSQKAINNGFYYLAHGGRYVLVGLQKGELIVSHPEFHKREATLMSSRNATREDFEQVIKEITSGNIKPETYITNRVKFDEVSDKFESWLNPANGVIKAMVSFEGD, encoded by the coding sequence ATGAAGACATTAACTTGCACCAAACCGGGGCAATTAGTATACGGAACTGCAGAGATGCCGGTTATGCTACCAGGGAACGCACTAATAAAAATTAAACGGATAGGCATTTGCGGTACCGACCTGCATGCTTACGAGGGTACACAGCCATTTTTTAGTTATCCCCGAATTTTAGGACACGAACTTTCGGGAGAATTGATAAATGCCGGTGGAGCGGTGGGCTTTGAAAAAGGAGAAGCGGTTACCTTTATACCCTACTACAACTGTGGGCATTGCATAGCTTGCCGTTCGGGAAAGCCAAATTGCTGTGTAAGTATACAGGTATGTGGCGTACATACCGATGGCGGCATGGCCGAATATGTACAGGTGCCCGCGCGCTTACTGGTAAAGGGAGAAGGCTTGAGTTATGATGCATTGGCCCTGGTAGAACCTTTGGCCATTGGCGCACATGGTGTCTGCAGAGCCGAAATTAAAAAAGATGAGTTTGTGCTGGTTGTTGGGGCCGGCCCGATAGGATTGGGCATTATGGAATTTGCCAAACTAGTTGGTGGGCGGGTAATTGCAGCCGATATGAACGGGCAGCGCCTCCAGTTTTGCCAGGAAAAACTTAAGGTTGAATTTACGATTAACGTACAAACCGAAGACATGACCACCCGGCTTCAGGAGATAACTGACGGCGACATGCCCACTGTGGTAATTGATGCAACGGGCAGCCAAAAGGCCATAAATAACGGATTTTATTATCTGGCTCACGGTGGGCGTTATGTTTTGGTGGGTCTACAAAAAGGCGAACTTATTGTTAGTCACCCTGAATTTCATAAAAGGGAAGCAACACTTATGAGCAGTCGTAACGCAACCCGGGAGGATTTTGAACAGGTGATTAAGGAGATAACAAGCGGGAACATAAAGCCTGAAACCTATATAACCAACAGGGTTAAATTTGATGAGGTTAGCGACAAATTTGAAAGCTGGTTAAATCCTGCCAATGGTGTGATAAAAGCGATGGTGAGTTTTGAAGGTGATTAA
- a CDS encoding glycoside hydrolase — MLVLTTFGTLPLVARAQRIFDVTRYGAKADGRTDNALALQKAIKACTLAGGGRVFVPAGGTYMAGPFNLASHVELYVEAGARILANADESVYKESAFRENKGEGTIWIGGKDLEEISICGGGIIDGNGIAFMGKELDDSYELKPFNAVDPRPHLLTLVNCSKLRIRDLTIRNAAYWTIHLAGCNDVVISGITLLNSVKVRNSDGIDLDHSKNVRISDCFIESGDDCICLKNRREYQEYGACENIVVSNCTMTSSSCAIKIGSENVDRISHVLINNCIIKNSNRGLGIQNRDEGTVSDVVFSNIIVDAHLFSDVWWGKAEPIYVTAYRRANTANKDAGWRLPPGKKEGKVGEVKNIYFSNIKCQSENGIYVGGESADKISGVYFDNVDLRINKTTKIAGGIYDRRPANVEGLIKGNTSGFYLDNATDIVIRNSSVKWGNSRPAFFAHVLESHKVINLKAGSLYGNPAFPNLLKIVQ; from the coding sequence ATGCTTGTACTTACTACCTTCGGAACACTACCGTTGGTTGCACGGGCACAGCGAATATTCGATGTCACGCGGTATGGCGCTAAAGCAGACGGACGGACGGATAACGCTCTTGCTTTACAAAAAGCAATAAAGGCCTGTACTTTAGCTGGGGGTGGCCGGGTATTTGTGCCCGCCGGAGGTACTTATATGGCTGGGCCTTTTAATTTAGCGTCGCACGTTGAATTGTATGTGGAGGCCGGGGCCAGGATTTTGGCCAATGCGGATGAATCTGTTTATAAAGAGAGTGCATTTCGCGAAAATAAAGGAGAGGGTACCATCTGGATAGGTGGTAAGGACCTGGAGGAAATCAGTATTTGCGGCGGCGGTATTATAGATGGAAACGGCATCGCCTTTATGGGTAAAGAACTGGATGACTCCTACGAATTAAAGCCTTTTAATGCGGTAGACCCGCGCCCGCATTTACTAACGCTTGTAAATTGCAGTAAATTACGCATCCGCGATCTCACTATCCGCAACGCTGCATATTGGACCATCCATTTGGCGGGCTGCAACGATGTAGTAATTAGCGGCATTACCCTTTTAAACAGCGTTAAGGTTCGCAACAGCGACGGTATCGATCTGGACCATAGCAAGAACGTACGCATCAGTGATTGCTTTATCGAATCTGGAGATGACTGTATTTGTTTAAAGAACAGGCGCGAATATCAAGAATATGGTGCCTGCGAAAACATAGTGGTTAGCAATTGCACCATGACCTCGAGCTCATGCGCTATCAAGATCGGATCGGAAAATGTAGACCGGATCAGCCATGTATTGATCAACAATTGTATTATAAAGAATAGTAACCGTGGGCTGGGCATTCAAAACCGCGACGAAGGCACCGTAAGCGATGTTGTGTTTTCGAACATCATTGTTGATGCACATCTTTTTTCGGACGTATGGTGGGGTAAGGCAGAACCGATTTATGTAACAGCTTACCGCAGAGCAAATACCGCTAACAAAGATGCAGGCTGGCGTTTACCTCCCGGAAAAAAGGAAGGTAAAGTAGGAGAAGTAAAAAACATTTACTTCAGCAACATTAAATGTCAAAGCGAGAACGGCATTTATGTTGGCGGCGAATCTGCTGATAAGATCAGCGGCGTGTATTTTGACAATGTAGATCTGCGAATCAATAAAACCACAAAGATAGCCGGCGGAATATACGACCGCCGCCCCGCCAATGTAGAAGGGCTTATCAAAGGTAATACTTCTGGTTTTTACCTTGATAACGCTACTGATATAGTGATCAGGAACAGCTCGGTAAAATGGGGCAACAGCCGACCGGCTTTTTTTGCGCATGTTTTAGAAAGCCATAAGGTGATCAACTTAAAAGCGGGAAGCCTTTATGGCAACCCTGCATTTCCAAATCTTTTAAAGATAGTACAATGA
- a CDS encoding alpha-N-acetylglucosaminidase — protein MRKWLFVCIGIAIGLRAGAQVNEQASKAFINRVIPGRANAFALETIPQDNGKDAFELDYHDGKIILRGNNGLSIASALNYYLKTYGLCDIGWNGTNLNLPAVLPAVSQKIHKATPYQYRYYLNYCTFNYTMAWWDWERWQKEIDWMALNGINLPLAITGEEAVWQDVYKEMGFTNKQLDDFFCGPAYFSWFWMGNIDAWGGPLPQHWMDAHKELQKKILERERSFGMKPVLSSFTGHVPPSFKDKFPNAKVKRTNWDAGFPDVFILDPDDPLFETIGKKYIEAQTKEFGTDHFYSADTFNENVPPTNDSTYLDGMSKKVYNSMAVADPKAIWVMQGWMFHYNNKFWQPQQIKALLNAVPNEQMIVLDLYSDAHPVWNRTEAYYGKPWIWSMLQNFGGNISLFGRMRHVAADPAIALHDPESKNMRGIGITPEGIEQNPALFALMLENVWTDTPIDLDKWLVNYAQRRYGQANTSVNQAWHILLNTVYSGGLTEGGQESIIVARPTLKKSIDRVLTKLDYDPAELVRAWGMFINAADRLKKSDGFEYDLVDVTRQVLANYASPLQQKMAVAYQQKNKAEFDRYSKEFLQLMVDMDALLTTRKDFLLGKWINEARANGITEKEKNLYELNARDLVTLWGDKESGLREYSNRQWAGLINGYYKPRWELYINQLNNSLANSTTFDNDAFIKQVKDWEWQWVNKHDNAYPAVANGDAITTAKDIYKKYNAVIKQAYSQY, from the coding sequence ATGAGAAAGTGGTTATTTGTTTGTATTGGAATTGCAATTGGTTTAAGGGCTGGTGCCCAGGTTAATGAGCAGGCGTCAAAAGCGTTTATAAACAGGGTAATTCCCGGCAGGGCCAATGCATTTGCTTTGGAAACCATCCCGCAGGATAACGGTAAAGATGCTTTTGAGCTGGATTATCATGATGGTAAGATCATCCTTCGCGGCAACAATGGTTTGTCGATAGCGTCAGCATTAAACTACTACCTCAAAACCTATGGCTTATGCGATATCGGCTGGAACGGCACCAATCTTAATTTGCCTGCTGTATTACCTGCGGTAAGCCAAAAAATACATAAGGCAACACCATACCAATACCGCTACTACCTTAATTACTGCACGTTCAATTATACGATGGCCTGGTGGGATTGGGAACGCTGGCAAAAAGAGATTGACTGGATGGCCCTTAACGGCATTAATTTGCCACTAGCCATTACCGGGGAAGAGGCTGTTTGGCAGGATGTGTATAAAGAAATGGGTTTTACCAATAAACAACTCGACGATTTTTTTTGCGGCCCTGCATATTTTTCCTGGTTTTGGATGGGTAATATCGATGCCTGGGGCGGCCCGCTGCCGCAGCACTGGATGGACGCGCACAAAGAATTGCAAAAGAAGATACTGGAAAGAGAACGGTCCTTTGGGATGAAGCCGGTGCTATCCTCATTCACGGGGCATGTGCCGCCGTCATTTAAGGATAAATTTCCGAATGCCAAAGTAAAGCGGACTAATTGGGATGCTGGTTTCCCGGATGTTTTTATCCTTGATCCGGATGATCCGTTATTCGAAACTATTGGTAAGAAGTATATAGAAGCACAAACCAAAGAATTTGGGACAGACCACTTTTACTCGGCGGATACTTTTAACGAAAATGTACCACCCACCAATGATTCCACCTACCTGGATGGGATGAGCAAAAAAGTTTATAACTCTATGGCAGTTGCCGACCCCAAAGCCATTTGGGTAATGCAGGGCTGGATGTTTCACTATAATAATAAATTTTGGCAGCCGCAGCAGATCAAAGCATTGCTGAATGCGGTACCTAATGAGCAGATGATCGTGCTGGATCTGTACAGCGATGCGCACCCGGTTTGGAACCGTACAGAAGCTTACTACGGCAAACCCTGGATCTGGAGCATGCTGCAGAATTTTGGCGGGAACATCAGCCTGTTTGGGCGTATGCGGCATGTAGCGGCAGACCCGGCCATTGCGCTGCATGATCCCGAATCCAAAAACATGCGTGGGATAGGTATCACCCCCGAGGGTATTGAACAAAACCCCGCGCTTTTTGCGCTGATGCTGGAAAATGTATGGACGGATACTCCCATAGATCTAGATAAATGGCTGGTAAATTACGCCCAGCGACGTTATGGGCAGGCCAATACCAGCGTAAACCAGGCATGGCACATTTTATTGAATACTGTTTATTCGGGGGGACTTACCGAAGGCGGTCAGGAATCCATCATTGTAGCACGCCCAACGCTTAAAAAGAGTATAGACCGTGTGTTAACCAAGCTGGATTATGACCCGGCTGAATTGGTGCGTGCCTGGGGGATGTTTATAAACGCTGCCGATCGCTTGAAAAAAAGCGATGGTTTTGAATATGACCTGGTGGATGTAACCCGGCAGGTACTGGCCAATTATGCCAGTCCGTTGCAGCAGAAAATGGCAGTGGCCTATCAACAAAAAAACAAGGCTGAATTTGATAGATACAGTAAAGAGTTTTTGCAGTTGATGGTTGATATGGATGCGTTGTTAACTACCAGGAAAGATTTTTTATTAGGTAAGTGGATTAACGAAGCCCGGGCTAACGGCATTACCGAAAAGGAAAAGAACCTGTACGAGCTAAACGCCCGTGATTTGGTTACCCTTTGGGGCGATAAAGAAAGCGGCTTGCGGGAATACTCTAACCGCCAGTGGGCGGGTCTAATCAACGGGTACTACAAACCACGTTGGGAGTTATACATCAACCAGTTAAATAATTCCTTAGCAAATAGTACCACTTTTGATAACGACGCTTTTATTAAACAGGTAAAAGATTGGGAATGGCAATGGGTAAACAAACATGATAATGCATACCCCGCTGTAGCTAATGGAGACGCAATAACAACAGCTAAAGACATTTACAAAAAGTACAACGCCGTTATCAAACAAGCCTACAGCCAGTATTAA
- a CDS encoding inositol oxygenase has translation MESVNQNEHSPLSSIEEWEDDVLDRYPEPGPEKKKEEFRNYDDPKHAAVREFYRLNHKYQTYDNVLAKKANFLQFDKKEMPWWSAMEYLNTLVDDSDPDTSLDQLQHLLQTAEAIRADGHPDWFVLTGFIHDLGKVLCLFGEPQWNVVGDSFPVGCKFSDKIVYPEFFADNPDSYDERYNTKYGVYTHQCGLDNIHMSWGHDEYLYHITKNHLPEPALYMIRYHSFYSQHRERAYDHLLNAHDHEMFKWVDKFNPYDLYSKSPKPPVVAELKPYYEDLIAKYLPPTVKL, from the coding sequence ATGGAAAGCGTAAATCAAAACGAACATTCACCGTTGTCAAGTATTGAAGAGTGGGAAGATGATGTGTTAGACCGCTATCCGGAACCCGGACCGGAAAAGAAGAAAGAAGAATTCAGAAATTACGATGACCCTAAACATGCCGCCGTGCGCGAGTTTTACAGGCTCAACCATAAATATCAAACTTATGATAACGTCCTGGCCAAAAAAGCCAACTTCCTGCAGTTTGACAAAAAGGAGATGCCCTGGTGGTCGGCGATGGAATATTTAAATACCCTGGTTGATGATTCTGATCCTGATACATCGCTGGATCAATTGCAGCATCTTTTACAAACCGCAGAAGCTATCCGTGCAGACGGGCACCCGGATTGGTTTGTACTCACGGGCTTTATTCATGATTTGGGTAAAGTACTATGCCTTTTTGGCGAACCACAGTGGAATGTGGTTGGCGATTCGTTCCCTGTTGGCTGTAAATTTTCAGATAAGATCGTTTATCCGGAGTTTTTTGCAGACAACCCCGACAGTTATGATGAGCGTTACAATACCAAATACGGTGTTTACACGCATCAATGCGGATTAGATAATATTCACATGTCTTGGGGCCACGATGAGTATTTGTATCATATTACAAAAAACCATCTGCCCGAACCTGCTTTGTATATGATTCGCTATCACTCTTTTTATTCGCAACACCGCGAGCGGGCTTACGATCATCTGCTTAATGCTCATGATCATGAAATGTTTAAATGGGTAGACAAATTTAATCCGTATGATCTTTATTCCAAAAGCCCAAAGCCTCCGGTGGTAGCGGAGTTGAAGCCGTATTACGAGGATTTAATAGCGAAATATTTGCCGCCTACGGTTAAATTATAG